DNA from Drosophila gunungcola strain Sukarami chromosome 3L unlocalized genomic scaffold, Dgunungcola_SK_2 000002F, whole genome shotgun sequence:
GTTTGGGATATCAGCAGAATCTAAACGCAGCAGCTACAACCGTAGATCCCTGCAGAGCCGCCTTGCCGAGGACTTGTCCCAGTAGCGAGGACAGCTACGATCCTTGCCCCACAATCAATAGGTTCTCAATGCCCCAATATCGACCCATACTTAGTGGCAGCAGACAGAATGGGTCATCAGTGACAGAAAAAgtggtaaatatatatatataagaatatTATCCTAATGctttataaattacaaaatcaatTCATAGATTCACAAAGTCGACGACTATGTAAGTATGATTGTTAAGTGCTTATCACTTAATTTGTACATCTCAAAATTTAAGCAATGTTGCAATTTGCCGGAGTGCCCCAATAATACCCTACCTCTAATGAGTGCCAACGATCAGACTTTGCCACAGCAGATAAACCCACTTGATTCATTATATCAATTTCAATCTCAAATCGCCCCATCCCAGCAGTTCCAACGTAATATTACTCGATCCCAAAGCGCACCTAGACCAACTGCAATTAATAAATCGAATAAATCTGATACCACAAAGTGTGACTTGAATGTAACAGGCGGAAATCCTTATCCAGAGAGATATGTAATGGATTTCAGTTCAAGAAATAACACTTCTTGCGATTATGACGATACCTCTGAAGTTGGCATGAACTACGGCGAGTTTCAAAGACGTCAAATGCTGTTGCAAAAAattcatcagcagcagcaggcgcagcAGCAAGTTTTGCAGTCCAATAAATCTTTTTTGGAAAGTGAGGAAGCGATTGTATTTGTAAGTGGCTTTCATACGATAACCTTAAGCTTTCATAAGATATTCCCAACAATTAAAAAGGAACCAGATCTTAATAGCACAATGATAAGCCATAGTGACTGTCACCAGCGATCGGTAGCAAATTGCCAAATGCAAGCTCCGCGGCATCAACGGATTTCTAATTGTCAGGTTTCCAGCTCAGGCTGCAAGCCCCAAAGAGTAAGTTATGTtttgttatataatttaatatatctatttatatatttaaaaaaagttgtcACGATCAACGTGCGATCAAACTCCGGAAACGCTCCGAAGACAAACGCAGGTAAGCTGTCATATTTAACCACTTAATAGTTAAGTCGTtgctttaataatatttacaacAATGTGAATCACCGCCAATTCAGGGGCGACAAATGCAGGTTAGTTAGTATTGtgcaaaattttatataattttttaaaaatcttttttctaaaataaacaGTACGAAACcgaaattaataatacaagTTATATGCTGCCGCCTGAGACTCTAAAAAATGCTAGATTATGTCGACAACCGAATCAGAATCTTAGTCAAAATCAATGTCAAAAAGTAAGTGAAAGGTCtcccaaaaaaattgtttttgtaataattaacatttgtaattttattccGTTTTTCTATACCAATTATAcctaattttcttttataaacattttctataAACATAAAGGTTGGTTTGAAATCACTTAATCCTCTTTTTGACTAGTCTCAGGAAGCTTATCGTGATGGCTCTATGAATCGGACATCACGTTGTCAAGAGACTATGGGTCAAAGCAAAATATCTAGCTGCTGTAATCAAAGATCAACGCTCTGTGAAAGAAGTATGGACGTATGTCGAGAAAATACTGCTGCCTCAAGGAATCATACGTTTATGGACATGTCTCGAATGATGTCAGAGAGATCGTGCTTGAATGTAAGTTTATAAGTGGCGAATCCTTCGTTTAAACAAATATCTGTTTTGGCAGCAAACTTCTTTGGATAAAACCAATCAAAATACATCATTGGGAAGCCGATCTATGCGAGTGCCCATTAGAACACGTAAGTTGATATTctatttgattaaatattaacagTAAGGTGAACTTCCCAAAAAAGCTGAAGACCGTCTAGCCGAGCGTATTCAGGATGAGTTTCATGAGACCTTGGTAAAGGATCGCTTCTGTCCGGGCATTATACAAGATAGTCTGAATGGGCGCGAGAATTTCAACCAATACGCTAGGGAGATCGCTTTTGCAGGACCGATTCCGTCCAAACCACTTCCGGTGGATCCCATCACTATGATAGAAGCCATTAAGTTGCGAATCGACTACGAACGTAAGGAGATCCGGAAAGAAAGGGCTCAGGTTGAGGAGCGTGAAAGGGAATTAAAACAACAGTCCAGAGATAGAAAGTTATGGCGTGCCCGCCCAATAATGAGCGAGGACATTGACCAACACTTTcgtaacaaaaacaaatccgAAGTTAATGAGGGTGTGGCCGCCTTTTTAAAAGCCGAGACCGAATTTCGCAGTACCAATTTGGGAGCAGTAAGTAAATTACTATTTCTTTACTAACCACTATCACATTTCTTTGTTTAAGAATTTTTCAttccattaattttttttaattccaaaTATGTTTTTCCTTTCTGCAGGACTCTGCCTTTGATGCTCATATCAATAGTTTTGAAAGTAATCTCtttgatgaaaaaattaaaatcaattcctaCACGGCGACCACAACACCAGCTTATCGttaattttcacaaatttaCTGTGGCTTCTGatagtaaaaaaaagatttcgaataacattttccaataaatgtattattaataaatgattGCCTTTTGATTtgtggaaaaaagtgcaagcATTGTTCATATGTTTCTGTAGTTCTGTTCAGTAGTTTCAGTTAACAAATCTCAAATATCactgcaataaaattaaaaaagtaccAGTCCAATCTATTAATCTATGTACTTGGCTGAGGAAGTGAATGTTATATAACAAAGTATTTCCAGTTAGTACAACCTACTTGTAAGGGGATTAATATTTCTGACcgataagaaaaaaattgttaagcaATTAACCAGACTTATGAATGACTTCGAAATGAGCAATCTACTAATATATACACATAATCTTTATGGATCTCTTGAGCGTTTCGTCGGACCctactaaaatgttttaattacacCTAGTAATGGATCGAATGCTAAGTTAAAAATTACGTAAAGTCTTATGAATTTTTCAATCAtaaccataaatatttacacaaaaaaatactttgcaatgaaaaagacattaaaaaaaaaatttataaacaatctTATACATTTTGAAGTTCAGTCAAAAAACACTGGGGAAcaacatataatatataactaacaaataaaaaagaatggTAAGATTACAGTATATAAAAGTTTGAAAGGAAtgctatatatattaatataattataaaagaataattgtaaatgataaaataatctggacatataaatcgaaacacaatatgttattgtttttacATTAAACAGTTGTAGCAGGAGATGCAgccaaaaaacattaaacgaTTGAATCAACCAAGACAACTATAAAGACCAAAGTCTGCGGGTTCTCGGAGCATAACATTCTGAATTCATTATATTCGCTTGATATGACTCTCTCCCGCACATAAAAAGTTCTAAAGAGATCCAAATGAATGCCTTTAAGAGAGCAGAAgtcaaaaaaacacaaaatgagtcgaaaataaaaagtcaGCTGTTTGGTCACAACCACACAAAGACTTCCTCCACGCTCTTTTTCTATATCTCTCCGATTTCCATTCAGCAGGCTGATTTTTACACCAATAAGCAAACACAACAaagagatttaaatttaataagctGCATAATAAATGGCCAGCTCGTTTGGAggttttgttgatttaaaacGGCTTAGCATGGGGAATATTCATAGATTAATTTCGCTGAGCTTGCATAAATGTTATTGGACTTTTACTTtcatattttcgtttttaaccttttttttatattcaaataaattttatttaatgcgTTTTATCAATTTGTTTTAGGCTGTACTTAATAGGCagttttatattgtattttccAGTTCATAGCACACTTTTAGTggaatgaaaaatattaatatcacTGTTCAACAGATTAAAAGAAACTTTACCACAAACAGAGGCACGAAAAACGTTTTCGAAAAATTCCTTGCCGCGATCTTTACTGCAAACGCGCGTCCCAAAGACTGATCCCAACGATCCCGAACTCGAACCGGAGAACCCTCCCTCCGATGATCATTATAGCACTATTGCGACGGCAACGTCGACGCCGACGTCGAATTTCAATCAATCGCACGCTGCGTAAACAGCCCTCCGTTTTCTTTCTTACATTTTATCAGTATGAAcagaaaataaacgaaaagaaaagaaatggCAGCGAAAGCAAAAAGCGTAAAACTTTAGATATTGCTCCCTAACCGGTCACTTGACTCTACGGTTCTCTCTTAAAAATCAAGAGACCGGCCAGATAATGACCAACGAGAGTCGCTTCTAATGTTTTCCAAACGCATTAACTGTTGACATATTTGTAAGCACCATCagacaataataaatatgcagTGGAAAAGTCATAGCCCTACACTTTTCTAAATCGGAGCATCAAacgtgtttatttattttttacatctattttttaaaactaaaactgaaGCTTGTTAATcagttttgtaatttattaaaatattactatttttatgatgaaaaacgtttttgttttgcaattcAAAAATAACTGAAATTACCACTCCACACTGCTCTCAAAATATTTCGAGCAATTGAATTTGCGATTTTTGTACCtattatttattctgtttTTGATCAgacaatttaaacaaatggtAATGTACTTATATATGcaacttatttttgttttataaacaaaacgcATTCGTTTGAGAAATGAgcgaaaaagaaataaaaaatttggacCACACAAAAAGCAGCCAGCATCCACAAAAAATTATGGCTTCTGGGGGAAGAACACAAATCTGCACACAAATATTgcgaaaatcaataaaattttagagATCTGTTGCCATGGTTGAGagagaataaatttaaaaaattccaaCGAGTGCAAACTAATAAGTCCAATATCATGGGTATAAAAGTTAATAAGACCGTGCCTCTTCAAGGCTGTGGTTTTTAGACATTATattaacatttgtttattgataaAGCGTAATCAAATTCCTGATCTAAGGTATCTGTTTTTAAGGTTAATAATGCATTCATGAATCCCTTTAAATTGCAATGCATcacattaatttgtttataataaaatttgatttgcctgattttcaaattaatggTTTCACTATAAAAGTGTTGCACATTGCCGAGCCGGGCGaagattatatttttaaatcagcTATTTTTGGTTATGGCTAAGCAAATGTTTAAAtgtgtgtaaataaaattccaaaagGATTACAAAACTGAGAAACACAATGGTGAGGCACACACAAGCACAAGCATCTGCAGAATGAGagtcataaataaattcatagcTGCATCCCATGCAAATTTCAAAGGGCAAGCCAGTATTTTCGAGGATAGCTGGGCACTGTCTGAGCTAATGTATGAATGCCTTTATGGTTATGACCGGGAGTGTTTGTGAGGCATGGATTATACGGACTTAAATGAATTGATGGCATGTGCTAATCTCGAGGGCTTACCATCCCCCGCTCGTTGTACCAATAGTAGACTTATGATTACTTGTACTTTATGAttaattacttttgttttgaaaaatttaaaaatcaaacggAAATTGTTCATCACAGCTGAAACCACTTTAATAAGCaagcatttttcaaaaattgtaaacaattGTTTATCTTTGTTTTCTAATGAAATATactgttattattttttgtataaaacagTAACTAAgcattttgataatttttgcAATGAAGTCATAGAACGAGTTGGTGATTGCGATTTGATGACTAAAATCATTAATTACTCAAACATTTTGTGGATTAATCTGCGGATATTTTtcccatttaatttttactttcactAGCCTTAGCTTGTAcagaacaaatatttaaaaaaaaatttaaggaacAAAAAAGTGTTCGGTAGCAACTCTCTTTTTCAGGATTTTATGCGATAGCTTGGAAACTTAACTATAATGTGATAagtatttagttaaataaaataatgttgaaacaaataaaaagattttaataattaataactttaatttatccCCGCTAAAACCTCTGCTTTTTGACTTAGGCAGTTTAGCAAATGTTTACGCATCCAATTAAAGGAATTCAGTTCTCCATGCA
Protein-coding regions in this window:
- the LOC128257249 gene encoding uncharacterized protein LOC128257249 isoform X6, with product MDIVRNSVLLPDELFLAFSRCLGYQQNLNAAATTVDPCRAALPRTCPSSEDSYDPCPTINRFSMPQYRPILSGSRQNGSSVTEKVIHKVDDYQCCNLPECPNNTLPLMSANDQTLPQQINPLDSLYQFQSQIAPSQQFQRNITRSQSAPRPTAINKSNKSDTTKCDLNVTGGNPYPERYVMDFSSRNNTSCDYDDTSEVGMNYGEFQRRQMLLQKIHQQQQAQQQVLQSNKSFLESEEAIVFEPDLNSTMISHSDCHQRSVANCQMQAPRHQRISNCQVSSSGCKPQRLSRSTCDQTPETLRRQTQCESPPIQGRQMQYETEINNTSYMLPPETLKNARLCRQPNQNLSQNQCQKVGLKSLNPLFD
- the LOC128257249 gene encoding uncharacterized protein LOC128257249 isoform X1: MDIVRNSVLLPDELFLAFSRCLGYQQNLNAAATTVDPCRAALPRTCPSSEDSYDPCPTINRFSMPQYRPILSGSRQNGSSVTEKVIHKVDDYQCCNLPECPNNTLPLMSANDQTLPQQINPLDSLYQFQSQIAPSQQFQRNITRSQSAPRPTAINKSNKSDTTKCDLNVTGGNPYPERYVMDFSSRNNTSCDYDDTSEVGMNYGEFQRRQMLLQKIHQQQQAQQQVLQSNKSFLESEEAIVFEPDLNSTMISHSDCHQRSVANCQMQAPRHQRISNCQVSSSGCKPQRLSRSTCDQTPETLRRQTQCESPPIQGRQMQYETEINNTSYMLPPETLKNARLCRQPNQNLSQNQCQKSQEAYRDGSMNRTSRCQETMGQSKISSCCNQRSTLCERSMDVCRENTAASRNHTFMDMSRMMSERSCLNQTSLDKTNQNTSLGSRSMRVPIRTPEDRLAERIQDEFHETLVKDRFCPGIIQDSLNGRENFNQYAREIAFAGPIPSKPLPVDPITMIEAIKLRIDYERKEIRKERAQVEERERELKQQSRDRKLWRARPIMSEDIDQHFRNKNKSEVNEGVAAFLKAETEFRSTNLGADSAFDAHINSFESNLFDEKIKINSYTATTTPAYR
- the LOC128257249 gene encoding uncharacterized protein LOC128257249 isoform X4; its protein translation is MDIVRNSVLLPDELFLAFSRCLGYQQNLNAAATTVDPCRAALPRTCPSSEDSYDPCPTINRFSMPQYRPILSGSRQNGSSVTEKVIHKVDDYFQRNITRSQSAPRPTAINKSNKSDTTKCDLNVTGGNPYPERYVMDFSSRNNTSCDYDDTSEVGMNYGEFQRRQMLLQKIHQQQQAQQQVLQSNKSFLESEEAIVFEPDLNSTMISHSDCHQRSVANCQMQAPRHQRISNCQVSSSGCKPQRLSRSTCDQTPETLRRQTQCESPPIQGRQMQYETEINNTSYMLPPETLKNARLCRQPNQNLSQNQCQKSQEAYRDGSMNRTSRCQETMGQSKISSCCNQRSTLCERSMDVCRENTAASRNHTFMDMSRMMSERSCLNQTSLDKTNQNTSLGSRSMRVPIRTPEDRLAERIQDEFHETLVKDRFCPGIIQDSLNGRENFNQYAREIAFAGPIPSKPLPVDPITMIEAIKLRIDYERKEIRKERAQVEERERELKQQSRDRKLWRARPIMSEDIDQHFRNKNKSEVNEGVAAFLKAETEFRSTNLGADSAFDAHINSFESNLFDEKIKINSYTATTTPAYR
- the LOC128257249 gene encoding uncharacterized protein LOC128257249 isoform X2: MDIVRNSVLLPDELFLAFSRCLGYQQNLNAAATTVDPCRAALPRTCPSSEDSYDPCPTINRFSMPQYRPILSGSRQNGSSVTEKVIHKVDDYQCCNLPECPNNTLPLMSANDQTLPQQINPLDSLYQFQSQIAPSQQFQRNITRSQSAPRPTAINKSNKSDTTKCDLNVTGGNPYPERYVMDFSSRNNTSCDYDDTSEVGMNYGEFQRRQMLLQKIHQQQQAQQQVLQSNKSFLESEEAIVFEPDLNSTMISHSDCHQRSVANCQMQAPRHQRISNCQVSSSGCKPQRLSRSTCDQTPETLRRQTQGRQMQYETEINNTSYMLPPETLKNARLCRQPNQNLSQNQCQKSQEAYRDGSMNRTSRCQETMGQSKISSCCNQRSTLCERSMDVCRENTAASRNHTFMDMSRMMSERSCLNQTSLDKTNQNTSLGSRSMRVPIRTPEDRLAERIQDEFHETLVKDRFCPGIIQDSLNGRENFNQYAREIAFAGPIPSKPLPVDPITMIEAIKLRIDYERKEIRKERAQVEERERELKQQSRDRKLWRARPIMSEDIDQHFRNKNKSEVNEGVAAFLKAETEFRSTNLGADSAFDAHINSFESNLFDEKIKINSYTATTTPAYR
- the LOC128257249 gene encoding uncharacterized protein LOC128257249 isoform X3; protein product: MDIVRNSVLLPDELFLAFSRCLGYQQNLNAAATTVDPCRAALPRTCPSSEDSYDPCPTINRFSMPQYRPILSGSRQNGSSVTEKVIHKVDDYQFQRNITRSQSAPRPTAINKSNKSDTTKCDLNVTGGNPYPERYVMDFSSRNNTSCDYDDTSEVGMNYGEFQRRQMLLQKIHQQQQAQQQVLQSNKSFLESEEAIVFEPDLNSTMISHSDCHQRSVANCQMQAPRHQRISNCQVSSSGCKPQRLSRSTCDQTPETLRRQTQCESPPIQGRQMQYETEINNTSYMLPPETLKNARLCRQPNQNLSQNQCQKSQEAYRDGSMNRTSRCQETMGQSKISSCCNQRSTLCERSMDVCRENTAASRNHTFMDMSRMMSERSCLNQTSLDKTNQNTSLGSRSMRVPIRTPEDRLAERIQDEFHETLVKDRFCPGIIQDSLNGRENFNQYAREIAFAGPIPSKPLPVDPITMIEAIKLRIDYERKEIRKERAQVEERERELKQQSRDRKLWRARPIMSEDIDQHFRNKNKSEVNEGVAAFLKAETEFRSTNLGADSAFDAHINSFESNLFDEKIKINSYTATTTPAYR
- the LOC128257249 gene encoding uncharacterized protein LOC128257249 isoform X5, which translates into the protein MPQYRPILSGSRQNGSSVTEKVIHKVDDYQCCNLPECPNNTLPLMSANDQTLPQQINPLDSLYQFQSQIAPSQQFQRNITRSQSAPRPTAINKSNKSDTTKCDLNVTGGNPYPERYVMDFSSRNNTSCDYDDTSEVGMNYGEFQRRQMLLQKIHQQQQAQQQVLQSNKSFLESEEAIVFEPDLNSTMISHSDCHQRSVANCQMQAPRHQRISNCQVSSSGCKPQRLSRSTCDQTPETLRRQTQCESPPIQGRQMQYETEINNTSYMLPPETLKNARLCRQPNQNLSQNQCQKSQEAYRDGSMNRTSRCQETMGQSKISSCCNQRSTLCERSMDVCRENTAASRNHTFMDMSRMMSERSCLNQTSLDKTNQNTSLGSRSMRVPIRTPEDRLAERIQDEFHETLVKDRFCPGIIQDSLNGRENFNQYAREIAFAGPIPSKPLPVDPITMIEAIKLRIDYERKEIRKERAQVEERERELKQQSRDRKLWRARPIMSEDIDQHFRNKNKSEVNEGVAAFLKAETEFRSTNLGADSAFDAHINSFESNLFDEKIKINSYTATTTPAYR